From Mycobacterium lacus, one genomic window encodes:
- the leuS gene encoding leucine--tRNA ligase, protein MTESPTATPGSTSGVPSGARDADAPRYRYTAEVAARLERTWQDNWARLGTFNVPNPVGSLAPTDGARLPEDKLFVQDMFPYPSGEGLHVGHPLGYIATDVYARYHRMIGHNVLHALGFDSFGLPAEQYAVQTGTHPRTRTEANIVNFRRQLGRLGLGHDSRRSFSTTDVEFYKWTQWIFLQIYNAWFDTAANKARPISELIAEFDSGARHLDDGRDWASLSAGERADVIDNCRLVYRADSMVNWCPGLGTVLANEEVTADGRSDRGNFPVFRKRLRQWMMRITAYADRLLADLDVLDWPDQVKTMQRNWIGRSTGAAALFSATKATGEAVDIEVFTTRPDTLFGATYLVLAPEHDLVDDVVAPAWPDGVDPTWTYGAATPREAVAAYRRAIAAKSDLERQESREKTGVFVGSYATNPANGEPVPIFIADYVLAGYGTGAIMAVPGHDQRDWEFARAFHLPVVEVIAGGDVSQAAYAGDGVLVNSDYLDGMEVAAAKEAITARLESDGRGRARIEYKLRDWLFARQRYWGEPFPIVYDSDGRPHALDESALPVELPDVPDYSPVLFDPDDADSEPSPPLAKATEWVHVELDLGDGLKPYSRDTNVMPQWAGSSWYELRYTDPHNSERFCAKENEAYWMGPRPAEHGPNDPGGVDLYVGGAEHAVLHLLYSRFWHKVLYDLGHISSREPYRRLINQGYIQAFAYTDARGSYVPAEKVIERDGGFVYPGPDGEIEVFQEFGKIGKSLKNSVSPDEICDEYGADTLRVYEMSMGPLEASRPWATKDVVGAYRFLQRVWRLVIDENTGETRVFDRELDTDTLRSLHRTIAGVSEDYAALRNNTATAKLIEYTNYLTKEHRDAAPRAAVEPLVLMLAPLAPHMAEELWLRLGHTTSLVHGPFPVADPAYLVDDTVEYPVQVNGKVRGRVVVAADADEEALRAAALADEKVRAFLDGATPRKVIVVPGRLVNLVV, encoded by the coding sequence GTGACCGAATCGCCGACCGCGACGCCCGGCAGCACGTCTGGTGTCCCATCCGGCGCCCGCGACGCCGACGCTCCGCGGTACCGCTACACCGCCGAGGTCGCGGCGCGGCTGGAACGCACCTGGCAGGACAACTGGGCGCGGCTCGGGACGTTCAACGTGCCGAACCCGGTCGGCTCCTTGGCCCCGACGGACGGCGCGCGGCTGCCCGAGGACAAGCTCTTTGTCCAGGACATGTTTCCCTACCCTTCCGGCGAGGGACTCCACGTCGGTCACCCGCTGGGCTACATCGCCACCGACGTCTACGCCCGGTATCACCGGATGATTGGCCATAACGTGTTGCACGCGTTGGGGTTCGACTCTTTCGGGTTACCGGCCGAGCAGTACGCGGTGCAGACCGGCACCCACCCGCGTACCAGGACCGAAGCCAACATCGTCAACTTCCGGCGGCAGTTGGGCCGGCTGGGTCTTGGCCACGACAGCCGACGCAGCTTTTCGACCACCGACGTCGAGTTCTACAAGTGGACGCAGTGGATATTCCTGCAGATATACAACGCCTGGTTCGACACCGCCGCCAACAAGGCCCGCCCGATTTCGGAGTTGATCGCCGAATTCGATTCCGGCGCGCGCCATCTCGACGACGGACGAGATTGGGCCAGCTTGTCGGCGGGGGAGCGCGCCGATGTGATCGACAATTGCCGGCTGGTTTACCGGGCCGATTCGATGGTGAACTGGTGTCCGGGCCTGGGTACGGTGCTGGCCAACGAGGAGGTCACCGCCGACGGCCGCAGTGACCGCGGCAACTTCCCGGTATTCCGGAAACGGTTGCGGCAGTGGATGATGCGGATCACCGCGTATGCCGACCGGCTGCTGGCCGACCTCGACGTGCTGGACTGGCCGGACCAGGTCAAGACCATGCAGCGCAACTGGATCGGGCGCTCGACCGGTGCCGCGGCGCTGTTCTCAGCCACCAAGGCCACTGGCGAAGCCGTCGATATCGAGGTGTTCACCACCCGGCCCGACACCTTGTTCGGCGCCACCTATCTCGTGCTGGCCCCGGAGCACGACCTGGTCGACGACGTGGTCGCGCCCGCGTGGCCGGACGGGGTCGATCCCACGTGGACGTACGGGGCCGCCACACCGCGCGAGGCCGTCGCCGCCTATCGCCGCGCGATCGCGGCGAAGTCAGACCTCGAGCGCCAGGAAAGCAGGGAGAAAACCGGTGTCTTCGTGGGCAGCTACGCGACCAACCCGGCCAACGGCGAGCCGGTGCCGATCTTCATCGCCGACTACGTGTTGGCCGGGTACGGCACCGGGGCGATCATGGCGGTCCCTGGGCACGATCAGCGGGACTGGGAATTCGCCCGCGCGTTCCACCTGCCCGTCGTCGAAGTCATTGCTGGCGGCGATGTTTCGCAGGCCGCCTACGCGGGTGACGGTGTGTTGGTGAACTCGGATTACCTCGACGGCATGGAGGTGGCGGCCGCGAAGGAGGCCATCACCGCGCGCCTGGAGTCCGACGGGCGCGGCCGCGCTCGCATCGAATACAAGCTGCGCGACTGGCTTTTCGCGAGGCAGCGGTATTGGGGCGAGCCGTTCCCCATCGTCTACGACAGCGACGGACGCCCCCATGCGCTCGACGAATCCGCGCTGCCGGTCGAGCTGCCCGACGTGCCCGACTACTCGCCGGTGTTGTTCGACCCCGACGACGCCGATAGCGAGCCGTCGCCGCCGCTGGCCAAGGCGACCGAGTGGGTGCACGTCGAACTGGACCTCGGTGACGGGCTGAAGCCCTACAGCCGTGACACCAACGTGATGCCGCAGTGGGCCGGCAGCTCCTGGTACGAGCTGCGCTACACCGATCCGCACAACTCGGAACGGTTCTGCGCCAAGGAGAATGAGGCGTACTGGATGGGCCCACGACCGGCCGAGCACGGTCCGAACGATCCCGGCGGCGTCGACTTGTACGTCGGTGGCGCCGAACATGCGGTGCTGCACCTGCTGTATTCGCGGTTTTGGCACAAGGTCCTCTACGACCTGGGTCATATCAGCTCGCGAGAGCCCTACCGCAGGCTGATCAACCAGGGCTATATACAGGCCTTCGCCTACACCGATGCCCGCGGGTCCTATGTGCCGGCCGAGAAGGTGATCGAACGCGACGGCGGATTTGTCTACCCCGGGCCCGACGGCGAGATCGAGGTGTTCCAGGAGTTCGGCAAAATCGGTAAGAGTCTGAAGAATTCGGTGTCACCCGACGAGATCTGCGACGAGTACGGAGCGGACACGCTGCGGGTGTACGAGATGTCGATGGGCCCGCTGGAGGCTTCGCGCCCGTGGGCGACCAAGGACGTCGTCGGCGCCTATCGTTTTCTGCAGCGGGTGTGGCGGCTGGTGATCGACGAGAACACCGGCGAAACCCGGGTGTTCGATCGCGAGTTGGACACAGACACGTTGCGGTCGCTGCACCGCACCATCGCGGGAGTATCGGAAGACTATGCGGCACTGCGGAATAACACCGCGACGGCCAAGCTGATCGAGTACACCAACTATCTCACCAAGGAACACCGCGACGCGGCGCCGCGCGCGGCGGTCGAGCCGCTGGTGCTGATGCTGGCCCCGCTGGCACCACACATGGCGGAGGAGCTGTGGTTGCGGCTGGGCCACACCACCTCGCTGGTGCACGGTCCGTTCCCCGTCGCCGATCCCGCCTATTTGGTTGACGACACGGTGGAATACCCGGTGCAAGTGAACGGCAAGGTGCGGGGCCGGGTGGTGGTGGCCGCCGACGCCGACGAGGAAGCGCTGCGGGCCGCCGCGCTGGCCGATGAGAAGGTGCGGGCGTTCCTGGACGGTGCTACCCCGCGCAAGGTGATCGTGGTCCCCGGCCGCCTGGTCAACCTGGTCGTCTGA
- a CDS encoding LpqN/LpqT family lipoprotein — protein sequence MTHIARTSWRVFAGGIVTGFIGVMLFAGGRAAADPVFPPPPFPAPGPAQAPAPPVQNLTALPGAVNNRLAPAAPPALAPAPAPIASPNPATVLAAGPAPTAVAPMPPPVTPATTGTLRDYLTGKGVKLEPQRAQGFNALDITLPMPPRWTRVPDPNVPDAFVVIADRVGGNSVYTSNAQVVVYKLIGEFDPAEAITHGYVDSQQLLAWQTTNASMANFGGFPSSIIEGTYRENDMTLNTSRRHVIATSGKNKYLVSLAVTTAASQAVADAPATDAIINGFRVTAPAGTAPPPVAAPAPLGRSGQASLPSPSPAPQPLPNLLTLVPGMPPLPNLHLTAQR from the coding sequence ATGACTCACATCGCGCGCACGTCGTGGCGGGTATTCGCGGGGGGTATCGTCACGGGTTTCATCGGCGTCATGCTCTTTGCGGGCGGGCGCGCGGCCGCGGATCCGGTATTTCCACCGCCACCTTTTCCCGCCCCGGGCCCTGCCCAGGCGCCGGCCCCACCCGTCCAGAACCTCACGGCCCTTCCCGGCGCAGTCAACAACAGGCTTGCCCCCGCTGCCCCGCCCGCGCTCGCCCCGGCCCCGGCACCGATCGCGTCACCGAATCCCGCGACCGTCCTGGCCGCCGGGCCCGCGCCCACGGCGGTGGCGCCGATGCCGCCGCCGGTGACTCCCGCGACCACCGGCACGCTTCGCGATTATTTGACGGGCAAGGGCGTCAAGCTCGAGCCCCAGCGGGCCCAGGGATTCAATGCTCTCGACATCACCCTGCCGATGCCGCCGCGCTGGACTCGGGTCCCCGACCCCAACGTGCCCGACGCGTTCGTGGTGATCGCCGACCGCGTCGGCGGCAACAGTGTCTACACGTCAAACGCGCAGGTGGTGGTCTACAAGCTGATCGGTGAGTTCGATCCCGCCGAGGCCATCACCCACGGGTACGTCGACAGTCAGCAACTGCTGGCGTGGCAGACCACAAACGCCTCGATGGCCAATTTCGGCGGCTTTCCGTCATCGATCATCGAGGGCACGTACCGCGAGAACGACATGACGCTCAACACCTCGCGGCGCCATGTCATCGCCACCTCCGGAAAGAATAAGTATCTGGTTTCGCTTGCGGTGACCACCGCCGCTTCGCAGGCGGTAGCAGACGCGCCGGCTACCGACGCCATCATCAACGGATTCCGGGTGACTGCGCCCGCTGGAACTGCCCCGCCACCGGTCGCCGCCCCGGCGCCCCTGGGGCGTTCCGGTCAGGCGTCGCTGCCCAGCCCGTCGCCCGCTCCGCAGCCCCTTCCCAACCTGCTGACCCTCGTGCCCGGGATGCCGCCGCTGCCGAACCTGCACCTCACTGCGCAACGCTGA
- a CDS encoding YqgE/AlgH family protein, with the protein MAQHEDPEDYVAPAAQRVRAGTLLLANTDLLEPTFRRSVIYIVEHNEGGTLGVVLNRPSETAVYNVLPQWAKLAAKPKTMFIGGPVKRDAALCLAALRVGADPEGVPGLRHVVGRIVMVDLDADPDLIAPVVDGVRIFAGYSGWTIGQLEGEIERDDWIVLSALPSDVLVGPRADLWGQVLRRQPLPLSLLATHPIDLSRN; encoded by the coding sequence GTGGCCCAGCACGAAGATCCCGAGGACTATGTCGCACCCGCCGCACAACGCGTGCGGGCGGGCACCTTGCTGTTGGCCAACACCGACCTTCTTGAACCGACATTTCGCCGCAGCGTGATCTACATCGTGGAGCACAACGAGGGCGGCACCTTGGGCGTGGTGCTCAACCGGCCCAGCGAGACCGCGGTCTACAACGTGTTGCCGCAGTGGGCCAAACTGGCGGCCAAGCCGAAGACCATGTTCATCGGGGGGCCGGTCAAACGTGACGCGGCCCTCTGCCTGGCGGCTTTACGGGTTGGCGCCGACCCAGAGGGCGTGCCGGGCCTGAGGCATGTGGTGGGCCGGATAGTCATGGTCGATCTGGACGCCGACCCCGACCTGATCGCGCCGGTGGTGGACGGGGTGCGGATCTTTGCGGGCTATTCCGGCTGGACCATCGGTCAGCTCGAAGGCGAAATCGAGCGTGACGACTGGATTGTGTTGTCGGCCTTGCCATCTGACGTTCTGGTCGGGCCCAGGGCCGACCTGTGGGGGCAGGTGTTGCGACGGCAGCCGCTGCCGCTTTCGCTGTTGGCCACCCACCCGATCGACCTCAGCCGGAACTAA
- a CDS encoding MFS transporter has product MPRSLEVGSVVDSRIRARAPVELWRSVRGLPDFWRLLQVRMASQFGDGLFQAGMAGALLFNPDRASDPMAIARAFAVLFLPYSLLGPFAGALMDRWDRRLVLVGANLGRLALVTAVGTFLALGAGDLPVLCGALVANGLSRFVASGLSAALPHVVPREQVVTMNSLATATGAAAAFLGANFMLVPRWLAGGGDAGAAWIVFIVEIPVAIALLLSLRFAARVLGPDDTQRAIHGSAFYAVITGWLHGARTVIQTPTVAATLSGLAAHRMVVGINALLMLLLVHHTKAFAIGGLGTALLFVAASGIGAFVATALTPPAVRRWGRYATANGALVAAVVIQTAGAGLLLPVMLVAGFCLGIAGQMVKLCADSAMQIDVDDALRGHVFTVQDALFWISYIVATTLAATVIPANGYAPAFALAGSVIYLAGLVVHAVVARPARLARAHG; this is encoded by the coding sequence CTGCCCCGATCGTTGGAAGTGGGTTCTGTGGTTGACAGCCGGATCCGGGCGCGCGCACCCGTCGAGCTTTGGCGGTCGGTGCGCGGTTTGCCGGACTTCTGGCGGCTGCTGCAGGTGCGCATGGCGAGTCAGTTCGGCGATGGTCTCTTCCAGGCGGGCATGGCCGGGGCGTTGTTGTTCAACCCCGATAGAGCGTCGGACCCCATGGCGATCGCGCGCGCGTTTGCGGTGCTTTTCCTGCCGTACTCGCTGCTAGGACCCTTCGCCGGAGCGCTGATGGACCGTTGGGATCGACGCCTCGTCCTCGTCGGAGCCAACCTGGGCCGCTTGGCTCTGGTGACCGCGGTCGGCACGTTTCTGGCGCTGGGGGCGGGGGATCTGCCGGTGCTGTGCGGAGCGCTGGTGGCCAACGGTTTATCCCGCTTCGTCGCGTCCGGCCTGTCGGCCGCCCTGCCCCACGTGGTGCCGCGGGAACAGGTGGTCACCATGAACTCGCTGGCCACCGCGACGGGCGCCGCGGCCGCCTTCCTCGGCGCCAACTTCATGCTGGTTCCCCGCTGGCTCGCCGGGGGCGGAGATGCGGGCGCCGCGTGGATCGTTTTCATCGTCGAGATTCCGGTGGCGATTGCCCTGCTGCTGTCGTTGCGATTTGCCGCCCGGGTCCTCGGTCCGGACGACACCCAACGCGCGATCCACGGGTCGGCCTTCTACGCGGTGATCACCGGTTGGCTGCACGGCGCGCGTACGGTCATCCAAACCCCGACGGTCGCGGCCACGTTGTCCGGTCTGGCCGCCCACCGAATGGTGGTCGGCATCAACGCGTTGCTCATGCTGTTGCTGGTCCACCACACGAAGGCCTTCGCGATCGGCGGGCTGGGCACGGCGCTGCTATTCGTCGCCGCATCGGGCATCGGAGCGTTCGTGGCGACGGCACTGACCCCGCCGGCGGTGCGCCGCTGGGGGCGCTACGCCACGGCGAACGGCGCCTTGGTGGCGGCGGTGGTCATCCAGACCGCCGGTGCCGGGTTGTTGCTGCCGGTCATGTTGGTCGCGGGGTTCTGCCTTGGCATCGCCGGCCAGATGGTCAAGCTGTGCGCCGATTCGGCGATGCAGATCGACGTCGACGACGCCCTTCGCGGACACGTGTTCACCGTGCAGGATGCGTTGTTCTGGATCTCATACATTGTCGCGACCACGTTGGCGGCCACCGTGATTCCAGCTAACGGGTACGCGCCGGCGTTTGCGCTCGCCGGGTCGGTGATCTACCTGGCCGGCCTCGTCGTCCATGCCGTCGTCGCCCGGCCCGCACGGCTGGCCCGCGCTCATGGCTAA
- a CDS encoding TIGR03084 family metal-binding protein has protein sequence MADAGPMVADLCAESDDLDALVAPLAADRWAEPTPAPGWTIAHQIAHLLWTDRVALTAVTDEAGFADLLAAAAADPTGFVDAAADELAATPPPQLLADWRLTRARLHEALLTVPEGRKLPWFGPPMSAASMATARLMETWAHGLDVADTLGVRRPATGRLRSIAHLGVRTRDYAFLVNNLAPPTEPFRVELRGPGGDTWSWGPSDAAQRVTGSAEDFCFLVTQRRPLGALDVAAVGDDARRWLQIAQAFAGPPGPGR, from the coding sequence ATGGCCGATGCCGGCCCGATGGTGGCTGACCTGTGCGCCGAAAGCGACGACCTGGACGCGTTGGTGGCGCCGCTGGCCGCGGACCGCTGGGCCGAGCCGACGCCCGCACCCGGCTGGACCATCGCGCACCAGATCGCACACCTGTTGTGGACCGACCGGGTCGCGTTGACCGCGGTCACCGACGAGGCGGGTTTTGCCGACCTGCTGGCCGCCGCGGCGGCCGACCCGACCGGCTTCGTGGATGCCGCGGCCGACGAACTGGCCGCCACCCCGCCGCCCCAGCTGCTCGCCGATTGGCGGCTTACCCGCGCGCGGCTGCACGAGGCGCTGCTGACGGTGCCCGAGGGCCGCAAATTGCCGTGGTTCGGCCCGCCGATGAGCGCGGCGTCGATGGCGACCGCGCGGCTGATGGAGACCTGGGCGCATGGCCTCGACGTCGCCGACACCCTCGGGGTGCGACGCCCCGCGACCGGGCGGCTGCGCTCGATCGCGCATCTGGGTGTCCGGACCCGTGATTACGCCTTTCTCGTCAACAACCTGGCTCCGCCCACCGAACCCTTCCGGGTCGAGCTGCGCGGGCCCGGGGGAGACACCTGGTCGTGGGGACCGTCGGACGCGGCCCAGCGCGTCACCGGATCCGCCGAGGACTTCTGCTTTCTGGTCACCCAACGACGCCCGCTTGGCGCTCTCGACGTCGCAGCGGTCGGTGACGACGCGCGGCGCTGGCTACAGATCGCTCAAGCCTTCGCCGGCCCGCCCGGCCCCGGGCGATGA